TGTTTTTGAAAACTCAATGAACCAGTGACAACTGATTGAAGAGGGATTAAAACCAAATAAATACAAAATCTCAAACCAAAATCATGACCCTCCCAGACCGCATCAAAACCGGAGAATCAGAAACCATCGAATCAGCAGTATCTTTTGCCAACACAAAGGGCGGGATAATCTTCATAGGCGTATCCGATAAAAACAATATCAAGGGCATCAAAATCGGAAAAGAAACACTCAACCAGTGGACAAATCAAATATCCCAGAGCACAGCCCCCCGCA
Above is a window of Methanosarcinales archaeon DNA encoding:
- a CDS encoding putative DNA binding domain-containing protein, with the translated sequence MTLPDRIKTGESETIESAVSFANTKGGIIFIGVSDKNNIKGIKIGKETLNQWTNQISQSTAPRIIPELEEIKVDGKTVIAVKIKENPMKPISTKGKCLKRVDSSNRAMSAQEEEQMHLH